The genomic DNA GCCCGACGAACTAGGCAATTTGCCGGGGTACCGCCAGCCTAGGGACGCAGACGTGGCCGAGGCGAAGCGGCTTTTGTCGGAAGCAGGTTACAGCAAAGGCCTCAAAGTCGGGATCCTTGGCCTGGCCGGACGGAACCAACTGGCGCCGGTCGTTCAGCAGCAAATGGCAGCGGTTGGAATCAACATACAACCTATCGAGGAGAACGTGCTTCCTGTCGTTTACGAGCGGTTTGCGGCAGGCAGATTCGATTTGGCCCTGTTTCCTTTTTCGGAAGCCCTGGACGATCCTGATCTCTTCTTCGCGCTCTATACTACTGGCAGCACCCGGAACTACGGCGGGTTCAGCGACAAGCAAATCGATGAGCTTTTTCAGCAGGAAAAACAAACGCTTGACGTAGCCCAGCGCAAGGCATTGGTCCGGAAGGCGCAGCAGCGCCTTCTCGATTTGGCTGTCCACCCTATCCTCTTCTGGAACGTGTCCAAGCGAGCCTGGTGGAACGAGGTGAAGGACTATCTTCCAGCGCCAGGCTCTTTCGTGAACCTGAAGATGGACAGAGTCTGGCTGGACCGCTAAGCATTTTCAACCACCATTGGCACGAGGGCAAACAGATCTCTGGGGTTCTCTTGCATCTGGGTTGGTCGTTCACCACATGCATAGGGGAAACAGTGACCTTTCAACCAGAACGCAAGAGAACCGCGCGGCCTTCGTATAGACGGCTGCGGCTGACGCCGATGGAAGCATGAGATGCATGCATCGGCAACGAGTGGCCCAGGAACCTCGGCGATAACAACGGCCGGTTTTAGGACGACCTCCGCCTGCCGGCAGATTTCAGGGAGACATCACCATGAAGTTGCATGCCTACCTCCGCATCGGCTCGTCCGACGAAACGTCAGCCTACGGACCCGAAGCGCAGCGAGAAGACATAGAACAATGGGCTGCCCGGGAGAAGGACTGCAAAATTATCGGATGGCGGCGGTTCCCGGATAGCGGAGCCCTCTCCGACCGCGAGGAAGTGGACAGGCTCGTACAAGAGGCGTACCGCCTAGTTTTCGCAGGACTTCTTGACGGCGCCATCTTCGGGCGTGAGGACCGCCTGTCACCAAAGAGCCCTACATGTTTGTATTTCCAGCAATCCCTTGAGTCGGAGGGCGTACAGGTACTTAAAGCGTAGCCCGCTGGCCGAGGAAAGTCTGCTCACCCGAGGGAAGGGAGGCCGCGAGCGCCCGCCCTGTACGCTCCAGATTGACGCCAGTTCATTGTCCAAGGAGAGATGATGCTTATCCGCAACGGCACGTGGGACAAAGAGACTGAGGTGGTGGTGGTCGGCTTTGGCTCCGCCGGGGCCGCGGCGGCGCTCGCGGCTCACGAGGCGGGCGCCCAAGCGGTCATCCTGGAAAAGCAGAGGTTCGGCCTGGGACCCGAGGCAGGAAACCACTACTCCACGAGCCACATGTCCGGAGGCGTTTTCCTTCAGCCAACGGACAGACAGGCCACGCTGCAGTACATGTCCGCGCTGTCGCGGACCGATAGCGGTCATATGTACACGCCGCCCGGAGGTTGGACCGAGGACGATCTACTCCGGGCTTATACGGACCAGGCGCTGGGCAACAAGGACTGGGTGGAGAAAATGGGAGCGGAGCTGACCCTGGTGGGCGAGGGGGCAGAGCACAGCTTCCCGGGAGTCGAAACGTTCCGCAGCTATCGGTTCCGGGACTCGGGGCTGGGAATGATGCGCTTTTTCGAGAACATCGTCAGGCAAAAGCAGATTGAAGTGATGTACTCGACAAGCGCGGTCAAACTCCTTCAGAACATGGATGGTAAAGTGGTCGGAGTGCAGGCCGCGACCGGAGAGGACAGCCGCAAGACGATATCCATCAGGGCCACAAAGGGCGTTGTCCTAACCCTGGGCGGATTCGAGTTCGACGAGCAGATGAAGCTGAACTACCTCAGGTCCTATCCCGCCTACTTCACCGGGAGCGAGGCGTGCGCCGGCGATGGCGTGCGCATGGTCCAGGACGTGGGCGCGCAGCTGTGGCACATGAACTGCGTGTCGGGCCGGTACGTGGCGAAGTTCCCCGAGTTTCCCAACGGCATCACCATGTGGGTGGGGATGAGGCGCTCGGGAAAGCCGTGCGGTTTCATCCTGGTGGACAAGTGGGGCCGCCGTTACACCAGCGAACGGGTCAAACCACATACGTTGTACTACGAAGGTGGCCTCTTTGATAGCCAGAAGTTGGACTTTCCGCGCATCCCCAGCTACTGGATCATCGACCGAAGGCGCATAACCGCAGCGCGATTGTCGATCCAGACCAGCGGCATCACCGGCCCGATGGGCCGTTACACGTGGAGCAGGGACAACTCCGCGGAGATTGAGCGGGGCTGGATCATATCGGGGGACAGCCCACGCGATCTGGCCGTTAAGATTAGCATGGACCCTAATGTCCTGAGCAAGACCATTGCCACCTACAACGGCTACTGCGCCGCGGGTTGCGACCCGGACTTCAGCCGCGCCGAGGACGACCTCACCCCTCTGAACGAGCCGCCGTACTACGCCGTCCGCGTATGGCCCGGAGGGCCAAACACCCAGGGTGGCGCTAAGCGGAACGCAAAGGCAGAAATACTGAATGTGGATAATGAACCAATCCCAGGCCTTTATGGAGCGGGGGAGTTCGGGTCAATGTTCGGCATGCTCTATCCGTCGGGCGGCGGAAATGTCAGCGAATGTTTTGCCTTCGGGCGCATAGCCGGAGAGAGCGCCGCCCGCCGCAGGGGGTAGAGACCGCCACAAGGATGCTGAATGGCGATGATCTTCACGGTCGGGGCAGAATTGCAATGAAAACCAGAGCGAGGGGACCCTACCTCTCCGGACCGGAGCCGTGCTAGAGCTCGGAATGGGTGTTTCGCGAGTTTGAACAGGAATCCGTTTGTCTTATTGACCTTTCTGCAGAAGGCGTGTAAGGAGACTGCGCTGACATCTACACCACCAGTCCCAGATAGGTATCGCGGGGGAGTTCGAGTCTCCTCCGTCTCCACCATGACAAACCGTGGTGGCTGCTTCACCAGGAGCGGACTCACTTGAAATGGTCGCCTTCGCGCCCTCTGGTGGAGGCGTTTCTTTGACAAGGAAGATGCCTGCGCCCTAGATGGTGGTCGCCACACTAGTGGTCTCTACGACTTGGGAGAAGGGCGGAACTGGGGGATGACACTGGTCCGTAGGAACTGGTAGCCAAGACCCGGCACCGTGACGATATACCGTGGCTCCTTCCAGTTATTGTTCAGTTTGAGACGCAGATTGCGAATGTGGACGTCGACAACGTTGCTGCCCAAGTCGCGGTCCGGACCCCAGAGGTGGTCGGCAATTGTGTCCCGGCTCAGGACCTCCCCCGGGTTGGCCGCGAAGAGATAGAGCAGCGTCATTTCCACAATGGTGAGGTGCAGCTCGTGTCCCCCGGCGCGGACCGACCGGGTCATGATGTCGAAGTCCAGATCGCCCACAGTCATAACAGGTAAGACCTCAACGTTGGCCTTATGGATCCGACGGGTAACCACCACCGCGCGCGCCAGCAACTCCTCAGGCGCGAACGGCACGGTAAGGATGTCCTCCGCCCCCGTGTCAAAAGCATCCAGCTTAGTCTTGAGGTCGCTTCGACGGCTTAGTACAATGACAGACACGCTACCCGGCGGCGATGGGCGCCTGCTGAAGCTCGCAACGGCCTCAATCCCCCCAGCGACATCCATATCAAGAACGACGATGTGGGGTCGCCAGGTTTCTACCAAGTCCGTGGCCTTCGACACGTCATAGGCGTCCTGCAGCTCAAAGGAACCATGATTGAGTGCCAAGCGCATCGCGCCGGCGAGCGTCCGCTGGTCCGTGACCAAAAGGGCCCGGGGGCGAGGGCTAGGAGACAGATTGTTCAGCATGAAATCCTCCTGCGAAACCGGACACAAGAAACTAACAAGAGATGGTTTTAGTATAGACATTAAAAGAGTACGTGAATAATCCCCCGTGTGAATGAAGGCTCTTCATTAGGAGGCTTCATGAATTCCTGTCATTAAATGTTGTAGGATCATCGTAGCTAAACGACCAGCAAGTGAGGCGCCTAGGTGGTGCTACAAAAAAGGGTAGTGGACTGGGCCGGTTACCATAGTCTGGAATATGCAGAGTGGTAAACGGTCGTGCTCACGGCGCATACCCTCGCCTTGGGGTGCTCCTCGTCGGCTTTAGTCCGGTTGTCCGAGCCGGCATCCGCGCCATCCTGGCCGGAGACGAAGGCATCGAGGTCGTGCGGGAAGTGGAAGACGGCGCAGATGCCTTGGACGAGATCAGGCGGGCACACGACACGGAGCAGCCGATCCAGGTAGTGCTCACGGAGACCCGCACCACCAAGCAGGACGGCGCGCGGGTCACCATGGTGATCAAGGACGAGTTCCCCGAGATGGCTGTGCTGGTACTTGCGGAAAACCCGAACGATTCCTACGTCCTCGACGTCATCCAAGCGGGCGCCGGCGGCTATATCTTTTTAACCAACACGACTCCCCGCGACCTCCTAAACGGCGTTCATGGCGTCATCGAAGGCTGGACCCAGATGAAAGCCGCGCCGCTGCGAAGCGCAGTGGAAGCCCTGATTCAGAATCGCCGCAAGACCCTGGCCAAGCTTGCGGCGGAGGCGCACCTCACGGAGCGCGAAGTGGATGTGTTGCGCTTGCTCGGCAATGGCGACTCGAACAAGGTCATTGCCGAGGCCTTGAATATCACCCTCGATACCACGAAGAAGCATATCCGAAAGGTGATCGCGAAGCTCAGGGCGCGCAGCCGAACGCACGCCGCCGTTATTGCCGCCCAGGCGGGAACACAAGACAAGCCTGTCCTTGGCGCCACTTACCCCGAAGCTCCGACAATACCCGGCCGGGCCTTGCCGTGTCTTGAGCGCCCATCGTAGGACCCCGACCAGCGGATGCTCGGTCCGGGCTGGGGCGGCTAGCCCCTATCGATGTTTCCACACGGCTAGCCGCTGCGAAGAGTCCTCCACCCGCGCCCCGCAGTCTGAAGTCCGCCTATGATGCGGTCATCGAGGTATTGCGTCGCCACTAACATTGATTGTGATTATCAGCGAGTTGATGGCGTCCCGATCTCCCGCATAACAGCCTCATGACCCAATGCCAAGCGCGCCCCATTGTCCCTCTATCTGTTGAGTCGGCTCGTTATCGCCGAGTTCCGGGCTCCTTGATCTCCCCGTCCAGCCCTGCTATCAGGGAAGGCGGCCGCCAGTGAGTACTAAGCTGCTCTAGCCAGGCGCTGGACCCGCTGTTCTGCACCCAAAACCGCGATCCCGGAGGGGACGCAAAGTTTTCCATCACTTCGGGGCGAGTGGACTCGCCCCGAACGACACCGCCTCATGCTAAACTACTCATACGTTCAATTCGTTCGTCAAACCGCTACGCCAGGTAGCAAGGCGGATGTAGGTGGCGCGGGTTTCTCTCAGAACGGCAGGGATCATGTGCTAGCCACAAACCGCACGCACCAGCACTGGCAGGCCCCGCTGAACAAAGGTGATCTGTGTCACTGAGTAAAGGTAGCCGGTCAGGATGGTTATTGGGTCGGTAGCGGCTATCTCGCTGGCTGCGGTGGCGTCTTCGTCAGCCCGCCGACAATCTCTCCCCAGTGGTCCTCCATCATCTTGTGGCGCTCCTCGTCAGTGAGCCACGGCTGATTCATGGCGTTAAGGTAGTGCACCACCACCAACGGTAGCTCCTCCATCCCCAACATCTTCGCCTGGGCGCGGGCCGCCAGCGCGAAGCCGTCCTGCACGAAGGTCACCGTCGGGATGCCCCTCTTCTCCAGTTCCACCGCGTCGCGCACACTGCTCGACGTGCACGACCCTCATTTGCCGATGCCGTTGACCACCACGTCAGATGTTGCGGCCAGCTCGTCAATGATTGCCTTCGGGGCTACGCGTGAGAGCAGTGGCTTGGTCCGGCGTACCGCTCCCTTCAGCTTGAAGCGCTGCTGGAGCAGCCCCTGCAATATCTCCGTGTCGTGCTCGAAGAAAGTGTCGGACGCCCACCCCTTCTCGTTGTGCAGGAAGCCGACCGTCTTGCCGCTGAGGTCAGCGCCGCGCGGCGCGAGGCGGTGCGACATCTCCCGCTTCCGCACCTCGCCGATGGGGCTGAAGACTCGGATCTTTGCGCTGGTTGTCATGACCTCACCCCCTTGGATGATCCCATTCGCCCGTTGGTGCTCAGCTTGTCGGACCATGAGCGACGCCGGCCTTTACGTGAAACGCGCCCGCGGGATGTGCTTCACCTCCGACATGACGGCCTTGCGGTCTTCGCCGGGCCGGATGACGGGCTTGGACACGGCCAAGCCGCCCTCCGCGCCCCAGCCCGGGCAGACGACCGACCAGCCCTTGTCGTACCGGCCCGTCACGGCCACGTGGATGCACGCGGCGTCCCACGCCACGGGGCACATTGTGTCCATGTTCCCCTGGTCCACCCACGGGGGCCACGTGGCCCACCAGTTGCGCGGCTCCGTCATGCCGGGCTTGTAGGGCTTCATCTCCCTGAGCGGACGCCGCGCCACCTCGAACAGGTAGCGTTTGACCGCCTCCCGGCTCCAGCCGTTCTTCGCCATGATCTCCGCGCCGTAGGCCGTCAGCCCCA from Dehalococcoidia bacterium includes the following:
- a CDS encoding FAD-dependent oxidoreductase → MLIRNGTWDKETEVVVVGFGSAGAAAALAAHEAGAQAVILEKQRFGLGPEAGNHYSTSHMSGGVFLQPTDRQATLQYMSALSRTDSGHMYTPPGGWTEDDLLRAYTDQALGNKDWVEKMGAELTLVGEGAEHSFPGVETFRSYRFRDSGLGMMRFFENIVRQKQIEVMYSTSAVKLLQNMDGKVVGVQAATGEDSRKTISIRATKGVVLTLGGFEFDEQMKLNYLRSYPAYFTGSEACAGDGVRMVQDVGAQLWHMNCVSGRYVAKFPEFPNGITMWVGMRRSGKPCGFILVDKWGRRYTSERVKPHTLYYEGGLFDSQKLDFPRIPSYWIIDRRRITAARLSIQTSGITGPMGRYTWSRDNSAEIERGWIISGDSPRDLAVKISMDPNVLSKTIATYNGYCAAGCDPDFSRAEDDLTPLNEPPYYAVRVWPGGPNTQGGAKRNAKAEILNVDNEPIPGLYGAGEFGSMFGMLYPSGGGNVSECFAFGRIAGESAARRRG
- a CDS encoding response regulator transcription factor produces the protein MLNNLSPSPRPRALLVTDQRTLAGAMRLALNHGSFELQDAYDVSKATDLVETWRPHIVVLDMDVAGGIEAVASFSRRPSPPGSVSVIVLSRRSDLKTKLDAFDTGAEDILTVPFAPEELLARAVVVTRRIHKANVEVLPVMTVGDLDFDIMTRSVRAGGHELHLTIVEMTLLYLFAANPGEVLSRDTIADHLWGPDRDLGSNVVDVHIRNLRLKLNNNWKEPRYIVTVPGLGYQFLRTSVIPQFRPSPKS
- a CDS encoding response regulator transcription factor, translating into MVNGRAHGAYPRLGVLLVGFSPVVRAGIRAILAGDEGIEVVREVEDGADALDEIRRAHDTEQPIQVVLTETRTTKQDGARVTMVIKDEFPEMAVLVLAENPNDSYVLDVIQAGAGGYIFLTNTTPRDLLNGVHGVIEGWTQMKAAPLRSAVEALIQNRRKTLAKLAAEAHLTEREVDVLRLLGNGDSNKVIAEALNITLDTTKKHIRKVIAKLRARSRTHAAVIAAQAGTQDKPVLGATYPEAPTIPGRALPCLERPS